The Cystobacter fuscus DSM 2262 genome contains a region encoding:
- a CDS encoding SIR2 family NAD-dependent protein deacylase encodes MNQELRRAAEVLRSARALLIGAGAGMGVDSGLPDFRGTEGFWRAYPPYAKLGLDFASMANPHWFEQDPAFAWGFYGHRLHLYRDTLPHPGFALLRSWAERMPHGAFVFTSNVDGQFQKAGFPEERVLEVHGSIHFTQCLKGCAGVESAASFSVDVEPESFRARGALPTCSRCGALLRPNILMFGDGEWDDSRTREQEARLARWLGGVEPGSLAVVECGAGTAVPSVRRFCERAADRYGTLLRVNVREPQVPEGGIGLPLRALEALRALDEEVSRG; translated from the coding sequence ATGAACCAGGAACTGCGCCGTGCCGCCGAGGTGCTCCGCTCCGCGCGTGCCCTGCTCATCGGGGCGGGGGCGGGGATGGGGGTGGACTCGGGCCTGCCCGACTTCCGGGGCACCGAGGGCTTCTGGCGGGCCTACCCCCCGTACGCGAAGCTCGGGCTCGACTTCGCCTCCATGGCCAACCCGCATTGGTTCGAGCAGGATCCCGCGTTCGCCTGGGGCTTCTATGGCCACCGGCTCCACCTGTACCGCGACACGCTGCCCCACCCGGGCTTCGCGCTCCTGCGCTCCTGGGCCGAGCGCATGCCCCACGGCGCCTTCGTCTTCACCTCCAATGTCGACGGCCAGTTCCAGAAGGCGGGCTTCCCCGAGGAGCGTGTCCTCGAGGTGCATGGCTCCATCCACTTCACCCAGTGCCTGAAGGGCTGCGCCGGGGTGGAGTCCGCCGCGTCCTTCTCCGTCGACGTGGAGCCGGAGTCCTTCCGGGCCCGGGGAGCGCTGCCCACCTGTTCCCGCTGCGGGGCGCTCCTGCGGCCCAACATCCTCATGTTCGGGGACGGGGAGTGGGACGACTCACGCACCCGGGAGCAGGAGGCGCGGCTGGCCCGGTGGCTGGGCGGGGTGGAGCCCGGCTCGCTCGCCGTGGTCGAGTGCGGCGCGGGCACGGCGGTTCCCTCGGTACGGCGCTTCTGCGAGCGCGCGGCGGACCGGTATGGGACGCTCCTGCGCGTCAACGTGCGCGAGCCCCAGGTGCCCGAGGGCGGTATCGGCCTGCCCCTGCGGGCGCTGGAGGCCCTGCGCGCCCTCGACGAGGAAGTCTCGCGGGGGTGA
- a CDS encoding COX15/CtaA family protein, whose amino-acid sequence MSATESSRAFRVFSWFCLVCTLGVVLWGAYVRATGSGAGCGDHWPVCNGQVVPREPSVQTLIEYTHRLTSGLVMIFAVVLCVWALRAHAKGHPVRRAAVFSLVFMLTEAAVGAGLVLFKMVAHNESIARAFWMATHLLNTFLLVGAQSLTIWWAGGRERLVLRRQGLTGWLLAGSLVGLLVLGVSGAIAALGDTLFPATSLTEGLSQDVSPTAHILLRLRVLHPVLAVLVGAGVVFCAAMVARLRPSPSVRRSAWQLGVLYGLQLFAGMFNVVLLAPVWLQLVHLLLADLVWIVLLRLGAAGLALGAPRADVKVRSVLSPS is encoded by the coding sequence ATGAGCGCCACCGAGTCGTCCCGTGCCTTCCGAGTCTTCAGCTGGTTCTGCCTGGTGTGCACCCTGGGCGTGGTGCTGTGGGGCGCCTACGTGCGGGCCACGGGCTCGGGCGCGGGGTGCGGGGACCATTGGCCGGTGTGCAATGGCCAGGTGGTGCCGCGCGAGCCCAGCGTGCAGACCCTCATCGAGTACACGCACCGGCTGACCAGCGGGCTGGTGATGATCTTCGCGGTGGTGCTGTGCGTGTGGGCCCTGCGCGCGCACGCCAAGGGCCACCCGGTGCGCCGGGCCGCGGTCTTCTCGCTCGTCTTCATGCTGACGGAGGCGGCGGTGGGCGCGGGGCTGGTGCTCTTCAAGATGGTGGCGCACAACGAGTCGATCGCCCGGGCCTTCTGGATGGCGACGCACCTGCTCAACACCTTCCTGCTGGTGGGCGCGCAGTCACTGACGATCTGGTGGGCCGGGGGCCGGGAGCGGCTGGTGCTGCGGCGCCAGGGCCTCACGGGGTGGCTTTTGGCGGGCAGCCTCGTGGGGCTGCTGGTGCTGGGGGTGAGCGGGGCCATCGCGGCGCTGGGGGACACGCTCTTTCCGGCCACGAGCCTCACCGAGGGCCTGAGCCAGGACGTGTCGCCCACGGCGCACATCCTCTTGCGGCTGCGGGTGCTGCACCCGGTGCTCGCGGTGCTGGTGGGCGCGGGCGTGGTGTTCTGCGCGGCGATGGTGGCGCGGCTGCGGCCCTCGCCCTCGGTGCGGCGCTCGGCGTGGCAGCTCGGGGTGCTCTACGGACTGCAGCTGTTCGCGGGCATGTTCAACGTGGTGCTGCTCGCGCCCGTGTGGTTGCAGCTCGTGCACCTGCTGCTCGCGGACCTGGTGTGGATCGTCCTGCTGCGGCTGGGCGCGGCGGGGCTCGCGTTGGGCGCGCCCCGGGCGGACGTGAAGGTGCGCTCGGTGCTCTCCCCCAGCTGA
- a CDS encoding immune inhibitor A domain-containing protein — protein sequence MRKPPSWLAWSLVAFTAPAAYAERAWYEKPQPDIAPPSTFLRKQAEDLSDNLPHRLGEQQKELRAQALKERLSGRGQGKVHRVGRGKFVELELERTDRVFVILVEYGTQVHPVLGDPATNPGGDAPGPVHNLIPAPDRAKDNTTIWQSDYDRAHYEKLYFDSTPGVDSVANYYKAASSGRYTIEGAVSDWVRVPYNSARYGNNLCGSTNCSNSVWPLVSDAIKTWTQNQLASGKTPEQIKAYLDTFDVWDRYDFDGDGDFNEPDGYIDHFQLVHAGSGEETGGGAQGTNAVWSHRWFAYSTGLSADGPGPGYNPNGGTRFGAGIDKWVGDYTIQPENGGLGVFAHEYGHDLGLPDHYDGQADNGTGFWSIMSSGSYLNDGTQDIGSRPGDFFAWDKLQLGWLAHDEARAGKRSNHKLGPTEVTSRHAAQALLVSLPPKPRPQVTTPPFAGQYAWQGGAANNLDRTLVKTLKLPSKTPITLSLQTWFDIEEDWDYGYIALAVDEGDFIHLPSGVSRTTNPNGNNLGNGITGLSDGWVPLTFDLSAYAGRKVTLKLRYKTDGAEFGKGFLVDDVRVTARNKTVFADGAEDGADAWDESTFFLHDGAHIFHDHYYLAEYRQYRGYDEGLFTGPYNFGFAADGLPDYAERYAYNPGLLITYWDTSMSDNRVSVHPGEGRILPIDARPRPLVRGDGRYWSGRVQTHDATFGLEPSFPLSLKPSGQPRADYPSQPAVRVFNDLNTFWYPEQPYAGVKVPPTGTLIEVLSEKDEATVLHVRVRPVD from the coding sequence ATGCGGAAGCCCCCCTCCTGGCTGGCCTGGAGTCTCGTCGCGTTCACCGCGCCCGCCGCGTACGCGGAACGAGCCTGGTATGAGAAGCCTCAACCCGATATCGCACCGCCATCCACGTTCCTGCGCAAGCAGGCCGAGGACCTCTCCGACAACCTGCCCCACCGGCTGGGTGAGCAGCAGAAGGAGCTGCGGGCCCAGGCACTGAAGGAGCGCCTCTCGGGCCGCGGTCAGGGCAAGGTGCACCGCGTGGGCCGCGGCAAGTTCGTGGAGCTGGAGCTGGAGCGCACGGATCGGGTGTTCGTCATCCTGGTGGAGTACGGCACGCAGGTGCACCCGGTGCTCGGCGACCCCGCCACCAACCCGGGCGGCGACGCGCCCGGACCGGTGCACAACCTGATTCCGGCGCCGGACCGGGCAAAGGACAACACCACCATCTGGCAGTCCGACTACGACCGCGCGCACTACGAGAAGCTCTACTTCGACTCGACCCCCGGCGTCGACTCGGTGGCCAACTACTACAAGGCGGCGTCCTCGGGCCGCTACACCATCGAGGGCGCGGTGTCCGACTGGGTGCGCGTGCCCTACAACTCCGCGCGCTACGGCAACAACCTGTGCGGCTCCACCAACTGCTCCAACTCCGTGTGGCCGCTGGTCAGCGACGCCATCAAGACATGGACGCAGAACCAGCTCGCCTCGGGCAAGACACCGGAGCAGATCAAGGCCTACCTGGACACGTTCGACGTGTGGGACCGCTACGACTTCGACGGTGACGGCGACTTCAACGAGCCGGATGGCTACATCGACCACTTCCAATTGGTGCACGCGGGCTCGGGCGAGGAGACCGGCGGCGGCGCGCAGGGCACCAACGCGGTGTGGAGCCACCGCTGGTTCGCGTACAGCACCGGCCTGAGCGCGGACGGCCCGGGCCCCGGCTACAACCCGAACGGCGGCACGCGCTTCGGGGCGGGCATCGACAAGTGGGTGGGCGACTACACCATCCAGCCGGAGAACGGCGGACTGGGAGTGTTCGCGCACGAGTACGGCCACGACCTGGGCCTGCCGGACCACTACGACGGCCAGGCGGACAACGGCACCGGCTTCTGGAGCATCATGTCCAGCGGCTCGTACCTCAACGATGGCACCCAGGACATCGGCTCGCGACCGGGTGACTTCTTCGCCTGGGACAAGCTGCAGCTGGGCTGGCTGGCTCATGACGAGGCCAGGGCCGGCAAGCGCTCCAACCACAAGCTGGGCCCCACGGAGGTGACGTCGCGCCACGCGGCGCAGGCGCTGCTGGTGAGCCTGCCGCCCAAGCCCCGGCCCCAGGTGACCACCCCGCCCTTCGCCGGCCAGTACGCCTGGCAGGGCGGCGCGGCCAACAACCTGGACCGCACGCTGGTGAAGACGCTGAAGCTGCCCTCCAAGACGCCCATCACGCTGTCGCTCCAGACGTGGTTCGACATCGAGGAGGACTGGGACTACGGCTACATCGCCCTCGCCGTGGACGAAGGTGACTTCATCCACCTGCCCAGCGGCGTCAGCCGCACCACGAACCCCAACGGCAACAACCTGGGCAACGGCATCACCGGCCTGTCCGACGGCTGGGTGCCGCTCACGTTCGACCTGAGCGCCTACGCGGGCAGGAAGGTGACGCTGAAGCTGCGCTACAAGACGGACGGCGCGGAGTTCGGCAAGGGCTTCCTGGTGGACGACGTGCGGGTGACGGCCAGGAACAAGACGGTGTTCGCCGACGGCGCGGAGGACGGCGCGGACGCGTGGGACGAGTCGACGTTCTTCCTCCACGACGGCGCGCACATCTTCCATGACCACTACTACCTGGCCGAGTACCGCCAGTACCGCGGCTACGACGAGGGTCTGTTCACGGGCCCCTACAACTTCGGGTTCGCCGCGGACGGCCTCCCCGACTACGCCGAGCGCTACGCCTACAACCCCGGCCTGCTCATCACGTACTGGGACACGTCGATGTCCGACAACCGCGTGTCGGTGCACCCGGGCGAGGGCCGCATCCTGCCCATCGACGCGCGTCCGCGACCGCTCGTCCGCGGGGATGGCCGCTACTGGTCCGGCCGCGTGCAGACGCATGACGCGACCTTCGGCCTGGAGCCCAGCTTCCCCCTGTCGCTCAAGCCCAGTGGCCAGCCGCGCGCGGACTACCCCTCGCAGCCCGCGGTGCGGGTGTTCAACGACCTGAACACCTTCTGGTACCCCGAGCAGCCCTACGCGGGCGTGAAGGTCCCCCCCACGGGCACCCTCATCGAGGTCCTGAGTGAGAAGGACGAGGCGACGGTGCTGCACGTGCGCGTGCGTCCGGTGGACTGA